The following proteins are co-located in the Manihot esculenta cultivar AM560-2 chromosome 9, M.esculenta_v8, whole genome shotgun sequence genome:
- the LOC110623703 gene encoding wound-induced protein 1 — protein sequence MESPVPESGNNNPEMQNKIIIDVLYKAIAQGHMDEVAKFLSSDLEWWFHGPPRCQHMMRVLTGKSSHNEFRFEPRSIEVIGECVIAEGWEGAQVYWVHVWTLEDGVITHFREYFNTWLTVKGISPSRWETGIGRRRPTLWQSQPRDLFSRSLPGLLLAI from the coding sequence ATGGAATCTCCGGTGCCGGAATCCGGTAACAACAACCCAGAAATGCAGAACAAGATTATCATCGATGTATTATACAAGGCAATAGCACAAGGTCACATGGATGAAGTGGCTAAGTTTCTATCAAGTGACCTGGAGTGGTGGTTCCATGGACCTCCACGGTGTCAACACATGATGAGGGTGCTGACCGGCAAGTCGAGCCACAATGAGTTCAGGTTCGAGCCAAGAAGCATAGAGGTTATTGGGGAATGTGTGATTGCAGAGGGATGGGAAGGTGCACAAGTGTATTGGGTTCACGTATGGACCTTGGAAGATGGTGTTATTACACACTTTAGAGAGTATTTTAACACATGGCTCACGGTGAAGGGAATTAGCCCAAGTCGCTGGGAAACTGGGATAGGGAGGCGCCGCCCCACCTTGTGGCAAAGCCAACCCAGAGATCTTTTCAGCCGTTCGCTGCCTGGCCTACTTCTGGCTATTTAG